The following coding sequences are from one Salmo trutta chromosome 36, fSalTru1.1, whole genome shotgun sequence window:
- the LOC115176011 gene encoding proline-rich transmembrane protein 1 isoform X2 has translation MSEKHGLEDTNRQAMSQPMQQMQPPPYLPSQDLNMSQQHSNMQHSNMQHSNMQHSNMQHSNMQHPSMAPQTGCGPQPNYPPPPPPPGSDGYQETQFHNGSYGHPGAPQGYTVQTQGPGGGVPHAPVGYFQPGYPLQLQPCTAYVPVYPVASGQPYQGMPQGQMGMQMPHGIALMEPRRPPHDYLPIAVLTTVCCFWPTGIIAIIKAVQVRTAVARGDMVMAEIASREARNFSFISLAVGIASIVLCTILTVVVIIASQHHDDDWEP, from the exons gtCTGGAGGACACCAATCGCCAGGCCATGTCCCAACCCATGCAGCAAATGCAGCCCCCTCCATACCTCCCCTCCCAGGATCTTAACATGAGCCAACAACACTCCAACATGCAACACTCCAACATGCAACACTCCAACATGCAACACTCCAACATGCAACACTCCAACATGCAGCACCCCAGCATGGCCCCTCAGACCGGCTGTGGCCCCCAGCCCAACTACCCCCCTCCACCCCCGCCCCCTGGCTCCGATGGCTACCAGGAGACCCAGTTCCACAATGGCTCCTACGGACACCCAGGGGCCCCACAGGGCTATACAGTCCAGACCCAGGGCCCGGGAGGGGGGGTCCCACATGCCCCTGTGGGGTACTTTCAACCAGGATACCCTCTCCAGCTGCAGCCCTGCACAGCCTACGTTCCTGTCTACCCCGTGGCGTCG gggcAGCCCTACCAGGGGATGCCCCAGGGCCAGATGGGCATGCAGATGCCCCATGGCATCGCCCTGATGGAGCCCCGGCGCCCGCCTCACGACTACCTGCCAATCGCTGTGCTCACCACCGTTTGCTGCTTCTGGCCAACAGGAATCATAGCCATCATCAAGGCAGTACAG gtGCGTACGGCGGTGGCCAGGGGGGACATGGTGATGGCAGAGATAGCGTCCCGCGAGGCGCGTAACTTCTCCTTCATCAGCCTGGCGGTGGGCATTGCCTCCATCGTCCTGTGTACCATCCTCACCGTGGTAGTCATCATTGCCTCCCAACACCATGACGACGACTGGGAACCCTAA
- the LOC115176011 gene encoding proline-rich transmembrane protein 1 isoform X1 translates to MSEKHGGYQGLEDTNRQAMSQPMQQMQPPPYLPSQDLNMSQQHSNMQHSNMQHSNMQHSNMQHSNMQHPSMAPQTGCGPQPNYPPPPPPPGSDGYQETQFHNGSYGHPGAPQGYTVQTQGPGGGVPHAPVGYFQPGYPLQLQPCTAYVPVYPVASGQPYQGMPQGQMGMQMPHGIALMEPRRPPHDYLPIAVLTTVCCFWPTGIIAIIKAVQVRTAVARGDMVMAEIASREARNFSFISLAVGIASIVLCTILTVVVIIASQHHDDDWEP, encoded by the exons gtCTGGAGGACACCAATCGCCAGGCCATGTCCCAACCCATGCAGCAAATGCAGCCCCCTCCATACCTCCCCTCCCAGGATCTTAACATGAGCCAACAACACTCCAACATGCAACACTCCAACATGCAACACTCCAACATGCAACACTCCAACATGCAACACTCCAACATGCAGCACCCCAGCATGGCCCCTCAGACCGGCTGTGGCCCCCAGCCCAACTACCCCCCTCCACCCCCGCCCCCTGGCTCCGATGGCTACCAGGAGACCCAGTTCCACAATGGCTCCTACGGACACCCAGGGGCCCCACAGGGCTATACAGTCCAGACCCAGGGCCCGGGAGGGGGGGTCCCACATGCCCCTGTGGGGTACTTTCAACCAGGATACCCTCTCCAGCTGCAGCCCTGCACAGCCTACGTTCCTGTCTACCCCGTGGCGTCG gggcAGCCCTACCAGGGGATGCCCCAGGGCCAGATGGGCATGCAGATGCCCCATGGCATCGCCCTGATGGAGCCCCGGCGCCCGCCTCACGACTACCTGCCAATCGCTGTGCTCACCACCGTTTGCTGCTTCTGGCCAACAGGAATCATAGCCATCATCAAGGCAGTACAG gtGCGTACGGCGGTGGCCAGGGGGGACATGGTGATGGCAGAGATAGCGTCCCGCGAGGCGCGTAACTTCTCCTTCATCAGCCTGGCGGTGGGCATTGCCTCCATCGTCCTGTGTACCATCCTCACCGTGGTAGTCATCATTGCCTCCCAACACCATGACGACGACTGGGAACCCTAA